The Candidatus Eisenbacteria bacterium sequence CCGCCGCGTTCACGAGAAGCGCGTCGAGCACCGTGCGGCGGGGACAGAAGCCTCCCATCCCGTCGTTCGCGTCGGGAATCGTGCCGCGCAGCGCAAATGGACCCACATCGAACGTCATTCGCCGGCAAATAGGCGGCACCCCTGTCGCGGCAAGGCGCTGAAGGAGTCCCCAGCGTCCGAGGATCTCGGCGCCATGGGGCCACAGGATGTGTGTCGAAATCGTGTCGCTT is a genomic window containing:
- a CDS encoding FAD-dependent monooxygenase translates to MYDAIVIGARCAGSPTAMLLARRGFKVLLVDKATFPSDTISTHILWPHGAEILGRWGLLQRLAATGVPPICRRMTFDVGPFALRGTIPDANDGMGGFCPRRTVLDALLVNAA